The Arachidicoccus terrestris genome includes the window ACTTTTTTTCGATTATGTATTTAGCGACATCAAGCTCCATTGCCAGATTGGCATACATACGTTTTAAGCGGGTATTTTCCTCCTCCAACTCCTTCACCCGTTTCATCTCACTAGCTTCCATGCCACCGTACTTTTTACGCCAATTATAGAGTGTGGCTTTGCTTACGCCACGTTCTCGACTTATTTCCTCGGCACTTTTGCCGCCATCAAGCTCCTTTAAAATACTAGCGATCTGAGTCGCGCTAAATTGATTCTTCTTCATATTTGAACGGTTTAAAATTAAACAATTTTGTCTAATTCTAACTCGTTCTATTTAAAGGGGAGCTTACACACACAACTATGTTGAGTGCTTAAAAATTTTAAAAAAACCATTAGTACAAGGGCAATCAACAATTTAAACGAATTATACCTGTTTAACAATGGAAACAGCAACCCAATAAGTAGATAAAACTGAAATTCCAATGCTAATGTCCAATATACAATGTTCAACCAAGGTAGCCCTAATATGTCATTGAGATAGAGAAACTGTGAAAAAAAACCTATTAATCCTCCAGAATAATTTACCGTTTGTCCAATTAAGTGTTTGGTATACATACAAAGCAAGACAAGAAAAATAGATGCAATATATGGTGGCTCGATTCTGACGGCTCGTCGATATAGATATCGTGGGAAATTTTTAATCTCATATTCTGATTTATACATAGAATAAGGCAAAACAAAACCAGACACTATAAAAAACAAAGTCACTCCAATATGTCCTAAAGGTAAGGTTGCGCTTGCCAGTCCATCAGATTTGATATCTAAAGCCCTTTCACTAAAAAAATGATTAAGCATAACCAATGCTACCGCAACTCCTCTGATGGCTATTATAGATTTGATTTTCCCCTTCTCTTTCATTCATTAGTTTTTAGTCCGGCATTCACAAACAAAGGCATATAAAATATCAAATTCTGTCAATTAATTGAACTTTCAAATCGCACTCGGAAATGTTTTTTTATTGAAACGAAGACAGTCATATTTAAGCAAGAACTAAAATTAATCTGATCAAAGGTCCTCACCGCCACGAAATCCGAACCGTCATTCGTCAAATATCCGATTATTAAAAAGACGACATACATAATTCTTAGAAAAAGAGAGCAAATAAACACACAAGCGTCAAAATTATATGGGCCCTCAATGTTTTTCTATAATAAAACGAATGAGATTTTATTAATAAAATTTGACACAAGGCAATAAGAAGTACTGCCAGCACATTGATCTTGACAATTTCGCTTCCAGAAATTCCCAAAAAATGATGATAAACAAACAACGCCAATAGCATGGCTACAAGTATGGATAAAAGTAAAGGAATATACTTATATAGTATATTTTCCCTATAGATTATCAGTTCCAATAAAGCCACCGATGTCCAGCATACAGCTTGTAGTATTGTCCAAAAAAATAGGTTACCTGAGTGCAAATAGGCATTTGAAAAGGTAGGTATAATATATGGTGCAAGAGCTGGGATAGTTATATATAATAAAAAACCAGCTCCTAATGCCAGTATAATAAGTGTGGCAAAATAATCATCTAGGTTCGCATGCTTGTCACCGTATATTTTTCTATATAAAATTATTACTACAACCCGGTGAAAAATTATAATGGCAGAAGCGACTCTAATAAATAACGAATAAATACCAACTGAGTTAAAATCGATAAAATATTCAATATAAATTCGTGTACTGGTTGTTAGTAAAGAAGTTAAAAACAAGGTAATAACAATTAAAAAACCGTATTTTAATACTCGTATCCAATCATACTTTTGAATAGACTTAAACTTACCAATATTGTGTAAATGAAAACGTACCACCATCAAAATTGTGTACCCGAGAATACAGTAGGACCATAGGGAAAGTTTATATTCGACATATTTTCTAAAAATCAGAAAAGTGAAGATCAACAGCACAATGTAAATACCGCAATCTATAATTATCGCCAGTAAGTTTCGCCCTTTGAGCTTATAGTAAGTTGCTATAAAAAGTTGATTAGATAAGGCAACTCCTATTAAGACGGCATTAAAAGAAAGACTTTCGAATATATCAGGAAATAGAAATCCCAGGGCAACTAAAATTACTACGATACCTAAATAAATATTATGAAAAATAACATCGAGATCCGCCTCCTTTTCTTTAAATACGAAATATGCGTATGCATATGGTAAACCCAGAGCTATAACAGTTGAGAGTGTCTGGCCTAGATTCAATGAATATTCGAATCTTCCAAATTCATGGACATTTGACAATGTATTGTTTAAAAACAGCGGAGCAAAATAAACGATCGATTTTACAAATCCGTATACAAAGAAAAGAATTAAAAGATGAAAAAATCTTTCTTTTTTGTTCTTTAAACGAACAATCATTTTTACTATGAAATATCGCATTAAAAATTTTATAAAATAATAAAATTGGTTTTCATTTTGCTAGGTTATTCAATGAGAAAATAAAAAAATTGAAAAGCACCTTATAAGATATAGAGTTTAAGTAACTTTTTCACTTACTAAAACGAAATAAATTTATGTATTATGCAATTCTAGTACAAAACAGGTGAAAGACCGCTTTAAATTCGAAAAGTGTTCAAATTCTCCAAATCTATGTATATTTACGTCCTCCTTTGCAAGTAAACGAGCAATACAAATAATTTTTCTTGTTACATAAATCAAAAAGAACCATAAAGAATCCATAATTCAACATTTTCTCGAATTTAAAAATATCACATTACAAAAATGAAACTACGCATAACATTAAATCTAAATCAAAATTTAACGAGTTAGATGCTTTTAAATCTTTAGTGTGATTAGTTTATTAAGAGATTTGATTGGAATAAATTGGACTAAAACCATAATTAATAAAATTTCAAAAGGTGCTTTGTAACGGACAATAGCCCCTAAAAAAGGAACCGTGACTCCAATGATTGAATAATTAATAAGGACCAATAACAATAACATATTATTTCCAACTTTTGATAAAGGAGAAATAATCCTTTTCTTTATAGAATAAAATATCGCTCCACAAAAAAGAAGTTCAACAAAGCAATTTTCTAGGAATACCAAAAAATATAATGGCGATTTTGAAATTTGGTTTAAAGACGGTTTAAATAATAAATTGCGCATTCCGTCTAAGAATGCCATCAAAAACGACATAGGCTCTTTAGATAATCGAGTCATTGGCAATTCAGAATTGCCGTGCAAACTTAAAAATGCCTGTTGTTTTTCTACCAAACTATTCAAAATATTTATACATCTCGATGCATGCCCAAAAAGGAAAAGTAAAAATATTAAAAACAATATACTTAGAGCTATGAAAATCCTTTTCTGTCTAGAATTTATTATAGTGAGCCAAATTATAGCTACAATTAAGGAAGACACTCCCCAAAAGCTTCTCATAAATAACATTAAGCCCACCGATGCAAAAGCAATTAACAAATTTACAACTTTTCGGCTTGAAAGAAACATTTGAAGATTAAATAGAAAAAAACCCAATGCTGAAACCAACAAGCCATCCCTGTGAAAACCGCTTGTCCAAAACACAAATGGTGGGAAAAAAAATAATATCAAAAAAAAAGCAGTTTTGTAACTAGGATTTAAGTTAATAAAAAACAAATATAATCGTAAAATACCTATTAAAGTGATGAAGTTAAAGAATATGACATTCACATAATAACGACTACCTGATAATAAACTTAATATAGCAGATAATGCATCCATTACAACATATCTATAATAATTAAAATATGAATTAGCTGAAAATAAACGAAAGTTCATATTAGAATCAACATTAAAAATATTCTGCCAATTTGACTGGTTTAGTTTTAACCCATTAAAAAAAAAGCTCCAGGTATCAGCATTGGGGATTTGATTTTTGTAAAATGCTCCGTAAATGCACCCCAAAATAACCTTATACAGAAACGCGAAAAATATCCAAAGAAATAAATGCTTTGAAAACAACTTTCTTGATAAATAATATATAAAGTAGCTAATTAAAGCTAAATATGAGGAGAATAGTATTATCTCTGTCATTTAAGTATTTGATAATGAATACTATATATTTAATACCTTTTTCACAAATTCTTCCCAAATAACACGTTGATCAAAGTGTGTTAAGACAAAATTTCGACCATTTTGCCCATGGATTTTTCTGACCTCAGGTTGTTCAATATAAAACGTGATTTTTTTTGCAATATTTTGCGAATTATGGGTGCAAAATAAGCCTGTCACGTTATTAATTATAGCATCTATACATCCTGTGGCCCTTGTTGTTATAACTGGAATCTCCATTGCTGAAGCCTCTAAGGCAACAGTTGGCAAGCCCTCCCTGTATGAAGGCAATATAAAAATATCCAAAAGTGCATAAAGAACCTTTATTTCTTTATAATAGTCAAGAAATATTATCGTAGAATCAGTTTTTATTTTATCTCTAGTCTTTTGTGGAAGACCATCTCGCTCTTCAAATTCACCAGCCAACAACAATTTTACGTTATTAAATTTATTTGTCACCTCCTCCCAAGCCACAATCAATTCATTAATACCTTTATCATTTACCATTCTGCCAAAATAGCCAATCACAATATCTTTTGAATTAATTGAGAAGAGATTCTTAAGCTCCCTGATTTTTAGAGGTGAGATACTCTTCTTACAAAAACTATGGGGGTCAAATGCTCCACAAGAGCCATGGGTACCAAGAAATATATTCTTTTCATAAGCATTTAGGCGATTTTTGATCGCAAAATTCTCGACGGACTTGCTCACATTAATTACACCGGTAGCACATCTAGCTGTTAACCTCTCAAGCTCCTTTAAAATACTCATTTTAAAACCTGAAGCTGTTTGGTATAAGATTCCATGCCGATAGTAAATCCTTACTCTAACCTTTTCTAACTTTGCCGCAATCATTGCAAGTAACGAACCTTTTGGGGTATGTCCTATAACTATATCAAATTTATTTTTCCTAATTAACTTTCTAAGTTTCCTAACAGCAACTAAATCCGCCCAAGGAGTATACGACCTATTAATTCTTACACTCGCAACACTAAAACCACCTGATTTGGCCAAATCAAACAACAATTCATCTGGCGTACAGGCGACGGTAACAACGAAGTTACCCTTATTACAATAGATTATATTATCATAAAGGAAATGGTCAATAAAATCAGCAGTTGAAACTACATGTAGTATCTTTTTAGGGTGCATTAATTTCATTACTTTGTATCCAAAGTAAATATAAAATTATCACAAATCGATCATTTTATATAAGAAAGAATTGATTGCGCCAACTTTGTATTGATTGTACTTCTTTTATACTTATTAATAAATTCCTCTCTATATTGATTTTTATACTCGTATGCCTTTAATTGATTCACCATTTCATCTACTTGCCCTGGGAGAAATAAAATTTTATTGGAAATATTTTCCTCTATAAACCTATTTGCAAAGCCTGCAACCCCAGCAATTAGAGGCTTATCATACGCCCCTAATTCAAACACCTTAGAAGGCAATACCTTTTTAAATGCCTCATAATCATTGAGATGGATAAATAAAAAGTCGGAATTATTATATATTTCTATTAATTGTTGTCGATTTACTGGGTTTCTCAAGTCAACATTTTTAACGCCCAGCTCCTCAACTTTGTCTACTAATTTATATTTAGCCCCTCCATCGCCAATTATTTGAAACAAAAAATCGTTTCCAAGCTTCTTTGCTGCTTGTGGAATAATTTTGTGTAATCCTTGTCCTTCTCCTATATTCCCCGCGTAAGTAATAACTTTAGTCCTATTGGGAATGTCAACTTCATTTGTGCGAGGTAAATCTAAAAAAAGATCATCAATACCATTAGAATATGTCGAGAATACTGGCCCTTTAAACTTTTTGAAATAATCTTTGAAGCCTCCGGATATTAAATTTATATGAGTTGCGTAAGAAAAGACCTTATTTTCGATAATTCTCAAAAGAGGAATAGTTCCGATTTTTATAAATGGATTTTTTAGAACATCTTCCATCGTATCAATGAATATATCCCTGATATCCAAATATAAAGGCAATTTGTTTTTAACCGCTATTTTATATCCCAGGTACGCGGTAAATAATCTTGAAGAAGATGCGACGACCAAATCATAACTTTTTCCCTTAATCTTACTTTGAACATCTGTAAAATAGCGCTTAAATGAATATATTTGATCTTTCATACCGTTCTGATGTTTGGGAATTCGAATACGGTAAATCGATAAATTATTTATGTGCTCTTCGAGTTTAGCTGCTGCTTGGAAAGAACTATACCGATTAGGTAATGTTGTAAAAACATCTATTTCAACATCCCCAATTGATTGATTAGCAATCTCTTTGACGAGGGATGTATTTCTAAAAGACCCAGCAGAAAGATCTGGTTCAAAATAAAATGTCAGATATAATATCTTTTTCATTTAATAATTAAATATTATAATCTTTATAAACTTAAGAGTGATTCGACTATCCTTTCCGCTGCTTTCCCATCCCATTTTTCGGGAATGCTACCTTTCTTCCACTTTCCAGCAAACAGAACCTCAAATGCTGGAGGAATAGATGTTGGGTCCGTACCTAACAACTCATTAGTACCAATTGTACATGTTTCAGGTCTCTCCGTACTGTCTCTTAGCGTCATACAAGGAATTCCCATTACAGTTGCTTCCTCAGTAATTCCCCCAGAGTCCGTTATGATTGCTTTCGAATTCCGAACTAAATAATTAAATTCTAAATAACTCAATGGCGCAATCATGTGTAAATTATCTGCAAAAATCCCAGTCAAGGCAATTTTTTTTGCAGTTCTAGGGTGAACTGGAAAAATTAAAGGAATATCGTTTGAAGATGAGACTATAGTACTTAGGAGTTTCTTTAATTGGCCTTCTGAATCAACATTCGCAGGCCTATGTAAAGTAATAACTAAATACTGTTTTTGACATAAACGGAGTTCACTCCAAACTTTTGGTTTTTTGAAAAATGGCATTTGTTTAAGAAGCGTATCAATCATCGTATTTCCAACAAAGAAAATATTTTTTTGATCAACTCCCGCCTTTAATAAATTAGAATTAGCCAACATTGACGTCGTGAAATAATAATTCGTAATACTATCTGTTACTAATCTATTAATTTCCTCAGGCATGGACCAGTCACCCGACCTAATTCCCGCTTCTACATGTGCAACTTTAACATGCAATTTCTGTGCTACTATAGCGCAGGCCATAGTTGATGTTACATCTCCCACTACAACTACCAGATCGGTCGGATTCTCAATTAATTCTTTTTCGAAGCGAATCATTATTGCTGCTGTCTGCTCCGCTTGGCTGCCACTCCCAGCATTTAAATTAGAATTAGGCTTTGGTATTCCTAATTGCTCAAAAAAGACATCACTCATTATCTTATCATAGTGTTGGCCGGTATGAACTAATCTAAATGAAATATTATGTCCAGAATTACTAAATTTAGTTATTGCATGGACTATCGGAGCAATTTTCATAAAATTGGGTCTTGCACCTGCTACCAATGTTACTCTCATTCTAAATAAAATTATATATATATTTACTTAATCACTATACGCTCCCCAAACCTTTCAAGGGTTGATTGATATTCTTTCCATTCGCCAATATCCATCCATGAACCACTACTTACGGGGTAGACTCCTACTCTACCTCCTTTTGTCTGAATTAAATCAATTAAATCAGTAATGTGAAAAAATTGCTTCGACGGAATTATTTCAAGCAGGCTCGGTTCTAGAATATACATTCCCGCATTTATTAGATAACTATATTCTGGTTTTTCCTCAAGAGACTCAAGTAATCCATTTTCACCTATATTCATTATTCCATATGGTATAGAATAAGATTTAATCGCAGCAACTGCTGTTAAAAGATTCCTGCTTTCTTTATGATAATTTAAAATCTCAGCATAATCGTCATCTATGATAATGTCGCAATTAGAAACAATAAACGTACCGTTTATTGTTTCTTTTAGTAACTTAAGACTTCCTGCAGTCCCCAATGGTTCATCTTCAAAGACATAATTTAAATTATAGCTCCTCTTACAGTCTTCTTCAAAATATTGCTTTATCATCAATGCTTTGTAATTCACTGATAAATTAAAAGACCTGGCACCGTAAGCATAAAATTTCTCGATTATAATTTCAATTATTGGCTTCTCACCAATTGGAATTAATGGTTTTGGAATAATATTTGTTATAGGCTTCAGGCGAGTTCCTTTACCACCAGCCATAATAACAACAGCTACATCCTCTAACTCATTCGAAAAATGGCTTCTTTTCTCAAAAAAATCTTCCCAAAACCAGATATGCTTTACAACTCCATTGTCGTCAACTACTGGAATAAACTCTGCTCTCTTTCCAAGCATCATCTCTTTTATTTCGTCAATATTGTGATAAGATCGAGCAATCATAAAATCCTTGCGAAGTATACTTGAAATGGGGTCACCCATTTCAAATTCTTTAATAATTGCTCTCTGGATGTCTCCGATACTTACCAATCCAATGAACTTTCCTTCATCGCTTAAAACAATAAGTAATTTCCTAACTACAGCATCCATTTTCTTAATAGTCTCAAGCATGGTTGCATTTTCAGAAATCGAAATGTATTCTAAACTTCTTTTATTTACCATTGACGTACTCTTTAATATTTTGAATCACCAAACTAATTCCATCTTCAATTCCCACTATTGGTTCCCAATTAAATACTTCCTTTGCTTTTAAATTTGAACCAATTATTTCATCTACTTCATTTTTTCTATTACTATTTGATGAGATAACATTCTTTTTAATTCCTGAAACCTTTTGACAAATTATTGCAAGCTCCTCAACCGAGTATGACTCTCCACTGCATGCATTTACAATGCATTTTTGCGGTAACAAAATTGTTTTCAATATTAGTGATAATAAATCATCAATATATATGTAATCTCTTCTTGGCTC containing:
- a CDS encoding glycosyltransferase family 4 protein, with translation MKKILYLTFYFEPDLSAGSFRNTSLVKEIANQSIGDVEIDVFTTLPNRYSSFQAAAKLEEHINNLSIYRIRIPKHQNGMKDQIYSFKRYFTDVQSKIKGKSYDLVVASSSRLFTAYLGYKIAVKNKLPLYLDIRDIFIDTMEDVLKNPFIKIGTIPLLRIIENKVFSYATHINLISGGFKDYFKKFKGPVFSTYSNGIDDLFLDLPRTNEVDIPNRTKVITYAGNIGEGQGLHKIIPQAAKKLGNDFLFQIIGDGGAKYKLVDKVEELGVKNVDLRNPVNRQQLIEIYNNSDFLFIHLNDYEAFKKVLPSKVFELGAYDKPLIAGVAGFANRFIEENISNKILFLPGQVDEMVNQLKAYEYKNQYREEFINKYKRSTINTKLAQSILSYIK
- a CDS encoding acyltransferase family protein; translation: MKEKGKIKSIIAIRGVAVALVMLNHFFSERALDIKSDGLASATLPLGHIGVTLFFIVSGFVLPYSMYKSEYEIKNFPRYLYRRAVRIEPPYIASIFLVLLCMYTKHLIGQTVNYSGGLIGFFSQFLYLNDILGLPWLNIVYWTLALEFQFYLLIGLLFPLLNRYNSFKLLIALVLMVFLKFLSTQHSCVCKLPFK
- the wecB gene encoding non-hydrolyzing UDP-N-acetylglucosamine 2-epimerase: MRVTLVAGARPNFMKIAPIVHAITKFSNSGHNISFRLVHTGQHYDKIMSDVFFEQLGIPKPNSNLNAGSGSQAEQTAAIMIRFEKELIENPTDLVVVVGDVTSTMACAIVAQKLHVKVAHVEAGIRSGDWSMPEEINRLVTDSITNYYFTTSMLANSNLLKAGVDQKNIFFVGNTMIDTLLKQMPFFKKPKVWSELRLCQKQYLVITLHRPANVDSEGQLKKLLSTIVSSSNDIPLIFPVHPRTAKKIALTGIFADNLHMIAPLSYLEFNYLVRNSKAIITDSGGITEEATVMGIPCMTLRDSTERPETCTIGTNELLGTDPTSIPPAFEVLFAGKWKKGSIPEKWDGKAAERIVESLLSL
- a CDS encoding polysaccharide biosynthesis protein, producing MRYFIVKMIVRLKNKKERFFHLLILFFVYGFVKSIVYFAPLFLNNTLSNVHEFGRFEYSLNLGQTLSTVIALGLPYAYAYFVFKEKEADLDVIFHNIYLGIVVILVALGFLFPDIFESLSFNAVLIGVALSNQLFIATYYKLKGRNLLAIIIDCGIYIVLLIFTFLIFRKYVEYKLSLWSYCILGYTILMVVRFHLHNIGKFKSIQKYDWIRVLKYGFLIVITLFLTSLLTTSTRIYIEYFIDFNSVGIYSLFIRVASAIIIFHRVVVIILYRKIYGDKHANLDDYFATLIILALGAGFLLYITIPALAPYIIPTFSNAYLHSGNLFFWTILQAVCWTSVALLELIIYRENILYKYIPLLLSILVAMLLALFVYHHFLGISGSEIVKINVLAVLLIALCQILLIKSHSFYYRKTLRAHIILTLVCLFALFF
- a CDS encoding nucleotidyltransferase family protein; its protein translation is MVNKRSLEYISISENATMLETIKKMDAVVRKLLIVLSDEGKFIGLVSIGDIQRAIIKEFEMGDPISSILRKDFMIARSYHNIDEIKEMMLGKRAEFIPVVDDNGVVKHIWFWEDFFEKRSHFSNELEDVAVVIMAGGKGTRLKPITNIIPKPLIPIGEKPIIEIIIEKFYAYGARSFNLSVNYKALMIKQYFEEDCKRSYNLNYVFEDEPLGTAGSLKLLKETINGTFIVSNCDIIIDDDYAEILNYHKESRNLLTAVAAIKSYSIPYGIMNIGENGLLESLEEKPEYSYLINAGMYILEPSLLEIIPSKQFFHITDLIDLIQTKGGRVGVYPVSSGSWMDIGEWKEYQSTLERFGERIVIK
- a CDS encoding glycosyltransferase family 4 protein gives rise to the protein MHPKKILHVVSTADFIDHFLYDNIIYCNKGNFVVTVACTPDELLFDLAKSGGFSVASVRINRSYTPWADLVAVRKLRKLIRKNKFDIVIGHTPKGSLLAMIAAKLEKVRVRIYYRHGILYQTASGFKMSILKELERLTARCATGVINVSKSVENFAIKNRLNAYEKNIFLGTHGSCGAFDPHSFCKKSISPLKIRELKNLFSINSKDIVIGYFGRMVNDKGINELIVAWEEVTNKFNNVKLLLAGEFEERDGLPQKTRDKIKTDSTIIFLDYYKEIKVLYALLDIFILPSYREGLPTVALEASAMEIPVITTRATGCIDAIINNVTGLFCTHNSQNIAKKITFYIEQPEVRKIHGQNGRNFVLTHFDQRVIWEEFVKKVLNI